One window of the Phragmitibacter flavus genome contains the following:
- a CDS encoding cysteine desulfurase family protein, translated as MPAYFDHNATTPLHPAAREAWLLASDQSWHNPSSLYREAASVKHHLEKAREQLADILNTDPERILFTSGATESNNTLFHYFSRRSANSSILSSSIEHPSVREPLHRHFAKTIHLIPTLADSTLDLTTFNQQLTTQPWTLITAMAASNESGTLHPWREMAAACREQHIPFHCDASQWLGKLPSDHLGECDYLTGSAHKFGGPKGIGFLVLRDENERPNFLTGGPQEEGRRAGTENYPAIAAMLAALIAWNENLPTASPTQRDTFEKDLLTALPGTRVIGQNAPRLWNTSMLILPRHDNRKWLARLSDRGLAISTGSACSAGHDGSSVVLGALGATPDEMRRVIRISSGWNTTDQDWQSLTEAIMATATNLDQAPLQRQKISL; from the coding sequence ATGCCCGCTTACTTCGACCACAACGCCACCACCCCGCTGCATCCCGCTGCACGCGAAGCCTGGCTGCTTGCCTCCGATCAATCCTGGCACAACCCCTCCAGCCTCTATCGCGAAGCCGCGTCGGTGAAACACCACCTTGAAAAAGCCCGCGAACAACTCGCCGACATCCTCAACACCGACCCCGAACGCATTCTTTTCACCTCCGGAGCCACCGAATCCAACAACACGCTCTTCCACTACTTTTCACGACGCAGCGCCAACTCCTCCATCCTCAGCTCCAGCATCGAGCACCCCAGCGTCCGCGAACCCCTTCACCGCCATTTTGCCAAAACCATCCACCTCATCCCCACACTCGCCGACAGCACCCTCGACCTCACCACCTTCAACCAGCAACTCACCACCCAACCCTGGACTCTCATCACCGCGATGGCCGCCAGCAACGAAAGCGGCACCCTGCACCCCTGGCGCGAGATGGCCGCCGCCTGTCGCGAGCAACACATCCCGTTCCACTGCGACGCCTCCCAGTGGCTTGGAAAACTTCCCTCCGATCACCTCGGCGAATGCGACTACCTCACCGGCAGCGCCCATAAATTCGGTGGCCCCAAAGGCATCGGCTTTCTCGTTCTCCGTGATGAAAACGAACGACCCAACTTTCTCACCGGCGGCCCCCAGGAAGAAGGACGCCGTGCCGGCACCGAAAACTATCCCGCCATCGCCGCGATGCTCGCTGCCCTCATCGCATGGAATGAAAACCTCCCCACCGCCTCGCCCACTCAGCGCGACACCTTTGAAAAGGATCTTCTCACTGCACTTCCCGGCACCCGCGTCATCGGCCAAAACGCCCCACGACTCTGGAACACCTCCATGCTCATCCTTCCTCGTCACGACAACCGCAAATGGCTTGCCCGACTCAGCGATCGCGGCCTCGCCATCTCCACCGGCTCCGCTTGTAGTGCCGGACACGATGGCTCTTCCGTCGTTCTTGGTGCCCTCGGAGCCACTCCCGACGAAATGCGCCGCGTCATTCGCATCAGCAGTGGTTGGAACACCACCGATCAAGACTGGCAATCGCTCACCGAAGCCATCATGGCCACCGCAACCAACCTCGACCAAGCCCCTCTCCAACGCCAAAAAATCTCCCTGTAA
- the pyk gene encoding pyruvate kinase yields the protein MRKTKILVTLGPATDNPAMLETLIENGANIFRLNMSHASHDWVRTVYARIREAATAKHTDVAVLMDLTGPSIRTGDVAAPWMLKSGDEVEFRIDESIPTTKEYSTTVNYPGLVNDLSVGAPIAIDGGMIQLQTVAITPQRIFAKVVTGGEMKSRRHINLPGVAVNLPPLTPKDYLDLDLGVELGADYFALSFAREPAHIQHLELLLEQKKSRARVIAKIENQQALDNIDALVAASKGIMVARGDLGSECPLEDLPIIQRQIIAKCSYHGRKVIVATQMLESMIENPVPTRAEVTDIFNAVIEQVDCVMLSGETSVGKYPDRCVDVLHRVITRTEASYPSGRFAQDAPLKTNKHKAVKSAVLLANDLPGSKLITFTRGGVTAHLLAHQRPEFAPIFAFTPNLNISRTLMSARGVFPFVMEFNGDPSKTIEDAIKMLRQRNHLSGGDTVVILTDVLHADLRSDSILVRTV from the coding sequence ATGCGCAAAACTAAAATTCTTGTCACTCTCGGTCCTGCTACGGACAACCCGGCCATGCTGGAAACGTTGATTGAAAACGGAGCCAATATTTTCCGGTTAAACATGAGTCATGCCTCGCATGATTGGGTGCGGACGGTGTATGCGCGGATTCGTGAGGCGGCGACGGCGAAGCACACGGATGTGGCGGTTCTGATGGATTTGACGGGTCCGTCGATCCGCACGGGGGATGTGGCGGCTCCATGGATGCTGAAGAGCGGGGATGAGGTGGAGTTCCGCATTGATGAGAGCATTCCGACGACCAAGGAGTATTCAACGACGGTGAACTACCCCGGGTTGGTGAATGATTTGAGTGTGGGGGCACCGATCGCGATTGATGGCGGGATGATTCAGCTGCAGACGGTGGCAATCACGCCCCAGCGTATTTTTGCGAAGGTGGTGACGGGTGGCGAGATGAAGTCGAGGAGGCACATCAACCTTCCTGGCGTGGCGGTGAACCTGCCGCCGTTGACGCCGAAGGATTATCTGGATCTCGATTTGGGCGTGGAGTTGGGGGCGGATTATTTTGCATTGAGCTTTGCGCGTGAACCGGCGCATATTCAGCATCTGGAGTTGCTTTTGGAGCAGAAAAAATCGCGGGCGCGGGTGATTGCGAAGATCGAGAACCAGCAGGCTCTGGACAACATCGATGCGCTGGTGGCGGCTTCAAAAGGGATCATGGTAGCGCGCGGGGATTTGGGAAGTGAGTGCCCGCTGGAGGATTTGCCAATCATTCAACGGCAGATCATTGCGAAGTGTTCGTATCATGGGCGCAAGGTGATTGTGGCTACGCAGATGCTGGAGAGCATGATTGAGAATCCGGTGCCGACGCGGGCGGAAGTGACGGACATTTTTAATGCGGTGATTGAGCAGGTGGATTGTGTGATGCTTTCGGGTGAGACTTCGGTGGGCAAGTATCCGGATCGTTGTGTGGATGTGTTGCATCGGGTGATTACGCGAACGGAGGCGTCGTATCCGTCAGGCCGGTTTGCGCAGGATGCGCCGCTGAAGACGAACAAACACAAAGCGGTGAAGTCGGCGGTTCTTTTGGCGAATGACTTGCCGGGATCGAAGTTGATCACGTTTACAAGGGGAGGGGTGACGGCCCATTTGCTGGCGCATCAGCGGCCGGAGTTTGCGCCGATCTTTGCGTTTACTCCGAACTTGAACATCAGCCGCACGTTGATGTCGGCGCGTGGGGTGTTTCCGTTTGTGATGGAGTTTAACGGAGACCCTTCGAAGACAATTGAGGATGCGATCAAAATGCTGCGTCAGCGCAATCATCTTTCTGGAGGGGATACGGTGGTGATCCTGACGGATGTGCTGCACGCAGATCTGCGGTCGGATTCGATTTTGGTGCGCACGGTTTGA
- the fdhD gene encoding formate dehydrogenase accessory sulfurtransferase FdhD: MSPAISVTVDRFLNDQHHATEPDWVATEEPLELRLEGRALAVIMRTPGHDEDLAAGFLLTEGIIKKSTDLFELSVCPSNAEGESKGNVVEALLSNNTSINWDNLTRHVFTSSSCGLCGKATIDSIFQIFPPVTADWQIPASIIRNLPDKLRQAQDTFTQTGGLHASALFDLEGNLIVLREDVGRHNALDKVLGHALRHNLLPLNNHLLMVSGRVSFEIIQKALAANIPLIAAVSAPSSLAVEFAQSAHQTLIGFLRGNKMNIYTHPQRIQS, translated from the coding sequence ATGTCACCCGCCATCTCCGTCACCGTAGATCGTTTCCTCAACGACCAGCATCACGCCACCGAACCCGATTGGGTCGCTACCGAAGAACCCCTTGAACTGCGTCTCGAAGGCCGCGCTCTTGCCGTCATCATGCGCACCCCCGGTCACGACGAAGACCTCGCCGCCGGCTTCCTCCTCACCGAGGGCATCATCAAAAAGTCCACCGACCTCTTCGAACTCTCCGTCTGTCCAAGCAACGCTGAAGGCGAAAGCAAAGGCAACGTCGTCGAAGCCCTCCTTTCCAACAATACCTCCATCAACTGGGATAACCTCACCCGACACGTCTTCACCAGCAGCAGCTGCGGCCTCTGCGGCAAAGCCACCATTGACTCCATCTTCCAAATCTTCCCGCCCGTCACCGCCGACTGGCAAATTCCCGCCAGCATCATCCGCAACCTGCCCGACAAGCTGCGACAAGCACAGGACACCTTCACCCAAACCGGCGGCCTCCACGCCAGCGCCCTCTTTGATCTTGAAGGTAATCTGATCGTCCTGCGCGAAGACGTCGGACGCCACAATGCCCTCGACAAAGTCCTCGGCCACGCCCTCCGCCACAATCTCCTTCCCTTAAACAATCATCTCCTCATGGTCAGCGGCCGGGTCTCCTTCGAAATCATTCAAAAAGCCCTTGCCGCCAACATCCCTCTCATCGCCGCCGTCTCCGCCCCCAGCAGCCTCGCCGTTGAATTCGCCCAGTCCGCCCATCAAACCCTCATCGGCTTCCTCCGCGGCAACAAAATGAACATCTACACCCATCCCCAACGCATCCAATCGTAG
- a CDS encoding PIN/TRAM domain-containing protein produces MPVPWSIRLARALFLTLAVLLGAVISVGFGGEAWVGTLGGLAAGLFFILVDALLAQFSFREFSNGTFGLMVGLFCAWLLTKIGIFDLPWFQGLDDAEGVKTVVDISVYAVFGFLGITMALRSDRDQFSFIIPYVRFRRDASEGEPVLLDSNVIIDGRVPAVIATGFLTGSFVIPRFVLDELQRLADSKDEIKAARGRRGLECVQVLQENKGAEVSIHEDTAHEGMPVDTRLATLARELGARLLTNDVNLGKSAQVRGITVLNFNDLARALEPEIQVGDRFELGLVKPGKDKHQAVGYLPNGAMIVVNHGAPFIGETVSVVVGGMHQTSAGRLIFAELERSEK; encoded by the coding sequence ATGCCTGTTCCCTGGTCCATTCGTCTTGCCCGTGCGCTGTTCCTCACCTTGGCGGTGTTGCTTGGGGCGGTGATTTCTGTGGGCTTTGGTGGCGAGGCCTGGGTGGGCACTTTGGGAGGACTGGCGGCTGGCCTGTTCTTTATTTTGGTGGACGCGTTGCTGGCGCAGTTCAGCTTTCGCGAGTTCTCAAACGGGACGTTTGGATTGATGGTGGGTTTGTTTTGCGCGTGGTTGCTGACGAAGATCGGGATTTTTGATTTGCCTTGGTTTCAGGGGTTGGATGATGCTGAAGGGGTCAAGACGGTGGTGGATATTTCGGTGTATGCGGTGTTCGGGTTTCTGGGGATAACGATGGCATTGCGCAGTGATCGGGATCAGTTTTCGTTCATCATTCCCTATGTGAGGTTTCGGCGCGATGCTTCGGAAGGGGAGCCGGTGTTGCTGGATTCGAACGTGATCATTGATGGGCGTGTGCCGGCGGTGATTGCGACGGGTTTTTTGACGGGGAGTTTTGTGATTCCACGATTTGTGTTGGATGAGTTGCAGCGGCTGGCGGATTCAAAAGATGAGATCAAGGCGGCGCGTGGTCGGCGCGGTTTGGAATGCGTGCAGGTATTGCAGGAGAACAAGGGGGCGGAAGTGAGCATTCATGAAGACACCGCGCACGAGGGGATGCCGGTGGATACCCGGCTGGCGACGTTGGCGCGGGAGTTGGGGGCTCGGCTGCTGACGAATGATGTGAATCTTGGGAAGTCCGCGCAAGTGCGGGGCATCACGGTGCTGAATTTTAATGATCTGGCTCGGGCGCTGGAGCCGGAGATTCAGGTGGGGGACCGGTTTGAACTCGGGTTGGTGAAGCCGGGCAAGGACAAACATCAGGCCGTGGGATATTTGCCGAATGGAGCGATGATCGTGGTGAATCACGGGGCACCGTTTATTGGGGAGACGGTGTCAGTGGTGGTTGGGGGGATGCACCAAACCAGTGCAGGACGGTTGATTTTCGCGGAGTTGGAGCGGTCGGAAAAGTAG
- the mobA gene encoding molybdenum cofactor guanylyltransferase, with protein sequence MPNVPFAAALIAGGLSRRMGHDKAFIPWDDQPLWQHQLAKLRSLNPQKLLISCRQNQLIASPDALILHDPIEDLGPLPAIARCIEVAAPLPLLVLAVDMPHISIDLLQSMLINPNGIIFKSDRGYEPLCAFYPSTVLSLLANHTRLQTFAQQAIDLGLLHTQTLTDNQKPTFLNLNHPSDLPSCHPPSPSP encoded by the coding sequence ATGCCCAACGTCCCTTTCGCCGCCGCCCTGATTGCCGGAGGTTTGTCACGCCGCATGGGCCATGACAAAGCCTTCATTCCTTGGGACGACCAACCCCTCTGGCAACACCAACTCGCCAAACTTCGCTCCCTCAACCCTCAAAAACTCCTCATCAGCTGCCGCCAAAACCAACTCATCGCCTCCCCCGACGCACTCATCCTTCACGATCCCATCGAAGACCTGGGTCCTCTCCCCGCCATTGCACGCTGCATCGAAGTCGCCGCCCCCCTCCCCCTTCTTGTTCTCGCCGTCGACATGCCCCACATCAGTATCGACCTCCTTCAATCGATGCTCATTAACCCCAACGGAATCATTTTTAAATCCGATCGAGGCTACGAACCTCTCTGCGCGTTCTACCCGTCCACCGTCCTCTCTCTCCTCGCAAACCACACCCGACTTCAAACCTTCGCCCAACAAGCCATCGACCTCGGCTTGCTTCATACCCAAACCTTGACCGATAACCAAAAGCCAACTTTCCTCAATCTCAATCACCCCTCCGATCTGCCCTCATGTCACCCGCCATCTCCGTCACCGTAG
- a CDS encoding MOSC domain-containing protein — protein sequence MTIEHLYISPAHNYFGHHGQPAGDTPMVEVDQIELIAGKGIIGDRFFDYKENYKGQVTFFSMETYERLCHQFSIHDHPPSVFRRNILVRGIDLNHLIGREFDVQGITFQGTEEAKPCYWMNQAFADGTESALRGHGGLRARILTDGVLRSKI from the coding sequence ATGACCATCGAACACCTCTACATTTCTCCTGCGCACAACTACTTCGGCCACCACGGCCAACCCGCAGGAGACACCCCCATGGTCGAAGTCGACCAGATTGAACTCATCGCAGGCAAAGGCATCATCGGCGACCGCTTTTTCGACTACAAGGAGAACTATAAAGGCCAGGTCACCTTCTTCTCCATGGAAACTTATGAGCGCCTCTGCCACCAATTTTCTATTCACGACCACCCCCCCTCCGTCTTCCGCCGCAACATCCTCGTTCGTGGCATCGATCTCAATCACCTCATCGGCAGAGAATTCGATGTGCAAGGCATCACCTTCCAAGGCACCGAAGAAGCGAAACCCTGTTATTGGATGAACCAAGCCTTCGCCGATGGCACCGAATCCGCCCTTCGAGGCCACGGCGGACTCCGCGCCCGCATTCTCACCGACGGCGTATTGCGTTCGAAGATTTAA